Proteins from one Pirellulales bacterium genomic window:
- a CDS encoding energy-coupling factor ABC transporter permease — translation MSSRGGQDIANTRRLGRRSQAEFTFMHLPDGFLNASTCAGTGALAGGAVAWAARQARATVGDRLIPLMGVMSACIFAAQMVNFPIWGGTSGHLLGGVLAAVVLGPWAGVLAMSVVLVVQCLLFYDGGLTALGANIVNMALAGSLAGYAVYATIVRLRPTAAAHVAGAVIASWLSVQLAAALCALELWWSGTYPLGAVLPAMLIVHSFIGVGEALITGAVVAFLIRVRPEMLYAARTPESTALRLRQVAVAGLATALFVAFFVSPLASAAPDGLEAIADSLGTHEAPPAPAIIPMADYQVAWLRGAWLATSLAGAIGALTVFGLAWVLSRGVRYGTAPLR, via the coding sequence TTGAGCAGCCGCGGCGGCCAGGATATCGCCAACACCAGGCGACTAGGGCGCCGCAGCCAGGCGGAGTTCACTTTCATGCATTTGCCCGACGGCTTTCTCAATGCCTCGACCTGTGCTGGCACCGGTGCGTTAGCGGGCGGTGCCGTCGCTTGGGCTGCGCGCCAAGCGCGGGCCACGGTGGGCGACCGCCTGATCCCTCTGATGGGAGTGATGAGCGCGTGCATCTTCGCGGCTCAGATGGTGAATTTTCCGATTTGGGGAGGAACTTCGGGGCATTTGCTGGGAGGGGTGCTGGCTGCCGTAGTGCTGGGACCGTGGGCCGGCGTCTTGGCAATGTCGGTCGTGTTGGTCGTGCAATGCCTGTTGTTTTACGACGGCGGATTGACGGCGCTGGGAGCGAACATCGTCAACATGGCGCTGGCCGGGTCGCTCGCAGGATATGCCGTGTACGCTACGATCGTGCGGCTCCGGCCGACTGCCGCGGCACATGTCGCCGGGGCCGTGATCGCGAGCTGGCTTTCCGTGCAACTGGCGGCCGCGCTCTGTGCTCTCGAGTTGTGGTGGTCAGGCACGTATCCCTTGGGTGCCGTCCTTCCGGCGATGCTGATCGTGCACAGCTTTATCGGCGTTGGTGAAGCTCTAATCACGGGCGCCGTGGTCGCGTTCCTGATACGCGTACGGCCCGAGATGTTGTACGCCGCGCGGACGCCCGAATCGACTGCACTGCGCCTCCGCCAGGTCGCGGTCGCGGGACTGGCCACGGCCTTGTTCGTGGCATTTTTCGTCTCCCCGCTGGCATCCGCGGCTCCCGATGGGCTGGAAGCAATTGCCGATAGTCTCGGCACACATGAGGCTCCGCCTGCGCCTGCGATCATTCCCATGGCCGACTACCAGGTCGCTTGGTTGCGCGGCGCTTGGTTGGCTACCTCGCTGGCCGGAGCCATCGGGGCACTGACCGTCTTCGGCTTGGCGTGGGTCTTATCGCGCGGTGTGCGATATGGAACGGCCCCTCTGCGCTAG
- a CDS encoding VanZ family protein, whose amino-acid sequence MSDISIQGQPGRRVATFTLAFYWLALITATHWPLEFLPRDKPLLASDKLLHFSAYAGLAFLLSLVVYLRRREAASSLGLSFGTTACVWLMVVASGLCDESTQPLVGRDFEWYDWLADSVGALCGLALCAVFVWWLSGHGLPTENRQVVGEDA is encoded by the coding sequence GTGTCGGACATCTCAATTCAAGGTCAACCTGGCCGCCGGGTCGCCACATTCACTCTGGCGTTCTATTGGTTGGCGCTGATCACGGCCACGCATTGGCCGTTGGAGTTTTTGCCACGGGATAAGCCGCTATTGGCTAGCGACAAGCTGCTGCATTTCTCTGCCTATGCAGGGCTGGCCTTTCTACTATCGCTGGTCGTGTACCTGCGCCGCCGTGAGGCGGCGTCATCTCTCGGTCTTTCGTTTGGGACCACGGCCTGCGTTTGGCTGATGGTCGTAGCCTCTGGATTATGCGACGAGTCCACGCAGCCGCTCGTTGGTCGAGACTTTGAATGGTACGACTGGCTGGCCGATTCCGTCGGCGCACTCTGCGGACTTGCGCTGTGCGCTGTATTTGTCTGGTGGCTTAGCGGACATGGCCTGCCAACCGAAAATCGGCAAGTAGTTGGCGAAGACGCATAG